In Cryptosporangium aurantiacum, the following proteins share a genomic window:
- a CDS encoding LLM class flavin-dependent oxidoreductase: MTRQLHLNLFILASGHHEAAWRHPGSTPERMFDPGFYTELARTAEAAAFDAVFLADIPKLDDNIEFNSAGRLDPLVTLAIIAGATQRIGLIGTASTTYSHPWQLARSLASLDHLSRGRAGWNIVTTDSPAAARNFGLDGNPDAATRYERADEYIDAVLKLWDSWEDDAIRLDRVSGRYLDPSRIHHPGISSPHVRVQGALTTPRPPQGYPVLVQAGSSNHGRAFAAKYAEAIFTAQQHIDDARAFYADVKGQAAGRGRNPDHIKILPGLSPVIGGTEEEALRLQAELNELTVPAFGLMQLKDFAYVDLDHLDLDARVPAEAFAGAGDVTDNLKSRTQVYADIVRREKPTLRELLHKLAGARGHKVLAGTPEQVADHIEHWFGSGAADGFNVMPPSLPTGINVFTETVVPILRSRGLFREGYTGTTFREHLGLPRPKNQYTL; this comes from the coding sequence GTGACGCGCCAACTCCACCTGAACCTGTTCATCCTCGCCTCGGGCCACCACGAGGCGGCCTGGAGGCATCCTGGTTCCACTCCGGAACGGATGTTCGACCCCGGGTTCTACACCGAACTGGCGCGCACGGCCGAGGCGGCCGCTTTCGACGCGGTCTTCCTCGCCGACATCCCCAAACTCGACGACAACATCGAGTTCAACTCGGCGGGCCGGCTGGACCCGCTCGTGACCCTGGCGATCATCGCCGGAGCCACCCAGCGGATCGGGCTGATCGGCACCGCGTCCACCACCTACTCCCACCCCTGGCAGCTGGCCCGTTCCCTCGCGAGCCTCGACCACCTCTCCCGCGGCCGGGCCGGCTGGAACATCGTCACCACCGACTCACCCGCAGCGGCCCGCAACTTCGGTCTCGACGGGAACCCCGACGCCGCAACCCGCTACGAACGCGCCGACGAGTACATCGACGCCGTGCTCAAGCTCTGGGACAGCTGGGAGGACGACGCGATCCGCCTGGACCGCGTGTCCGGCCGCTACCTCGACCCTTCGCGCATCCATCATCCGGGGATCAGCTCCCCGCACGTGCGCGTCCAGGGGGCGCTCACCACACCGCGTCCGCCGCAGGGCTACCCGGTGCTGGTCCAGGCCGGCTCGTCCAACCACGGCCGGGCCTTCGCGGCCAAGTACGCCGAGGCCATCTTCACCGCCCAGCAACACATCGACGACGCCCGGGCCTTCTACGCAGATGTCAAGGGTCAGGCCGCCGGTCGCGGCCGCAACCCCGACCACATCAAGATCCTGCCCGGCCTGAGCCCCGTGATCGGGGGCACCGAGGAGGAGGCGTTGCGCCTACAGGCCGAGCTGAACGAGCTCACCGTGCCCGCGTTCGGGCTCATGCAGCTCAAGGACTTCGCCTACGTCGACCTCGACCACCTCGATCTTGACGCGCGCGTGCCCGCGGAGGCGTTCGCCGGCGCGGGCGACGTGACGGACAACCTCAAGAGCCGCACCCAGGTCTACGCCGACATCGTTCGCCGCGAGAAGCCCACTCTGCGCGAGCTCTTGCACAAACTCGCCGGCGCTCGCGGGCACAAGGTGCTGGCCGGTACCCCTGAGCAGGTCGCCGACCACATCGAGCACTGGTTCGGCAGCGGTGCCGCCGACGGTTTCAACGTGATGCCGCCGTCGCTGCCGACCGGGATCAATGTGTTCACCGAGACCGTCGTGCCGATCCTGCGCTCGCGCGGCCTGTTCCGCGAGGGTTACACCGGTACGACTTTCCGGGAGCACCTCGGCCTCCCGCGACCGAAGAATCAGTACACGCTCTAG